The Clostridioides sp. ES-S-0010-02 genome window below encodes:
- a CDS encoding DUF3850 domain-containing protein — protein MIHELKILPQYFKEVVNGNKTFEVRKNDRNFKKGDLLVLQEFDGKEYTGLETRKEITYVLDNSDYLQNGYVVLGIK, from the coding sequence ATGATACATGAATTAAAAATACTACCCCAATATTTTAAAGAAGTTGTAAATGGGAACAAAACTTTTGAGGTTAGAAAGAATGATAGAAACTTTAAAAAAGGTGATTTGTTGGTACTACAGGAGTTTGATGGAAAGGAATATACAGGTCTTGAGACACGAAAAGAAATTACTTATGTACTTGATAATAGCGATTATCTTCAAAATGGATATGTTGTTTTAGGAATAAAATAA
- a CDS encoding phage portal protein, with protein MELEKIRSIINADIARRQEILQAKSYYYNENDILKKGVVVQNRDENPLRNADNRISHNFHEILVDEKASYMFTYPVLFDIDNNKELNEKVTDVLGNEFTRKAKNLAIEASNCGTAWLHYWIDEEYSNEQIIAQTFKYGVVNTEEIIPIYRNGIERELEAVIRYYVQLEDVERQIQKQTYTYVEFWTDKVLNKYKFFGVSCCGSQIEHITVQHRFNSVPFIEFANNIKKQSDLSKYKKILDLYDRVMSGFANDLEDIQQIIYILENFGGEDTSEFLKELKRYKTIKTETDSEGDSGGLKTMQIEIPTEARRIILEILKKQIYESGQGLQQDTESFGNASGVALKFFYRKLELKSGLLETEFRTSFDKLIKAILCFLGVTNYKKVQQTYTRNMMSNDLEDADIATKSMGIIPTKIIFRHHPWIDDPEEAERLYLEEKQTQAALVSDDYNFDDLPNEKKNVEEKESVNDTIDNVEEVAGKTLNGAQTQSLVGVLSQYSAGTLTLGQAINVISIAIGVTKDEAKKILEGSM; from the coding sequence GTGGAGTTAGAAAAAATAAGAAGTATAATAAATGCTGATATAGCTAGAAGACAAGAAATATTACAAGCTAAATCATATTATTATAATGAAAATGATATCTTGAAAAAGGGTGTAGTTGTTCAAAATAGAGACGAAAATCCTCTCAGAAATGCTGACAATAGAATTAGTCATAACTTTCATGAAATACTTGTTGATGAAAAAGCTTCTTATATGTTTACTTATCCAGTTTTATTTGACATTGACAATAACAAGGAATTGAATGAGAAAGTAACAGATGTTCTAGGGAATGAGTTTACTAGAAAAGCTAAGAATTTAGCTATAGAAGCATCAAATTGTGGCACAGCATGGTTGCATTATTGGATAGATGAAGAATATAGTAATGAACAGATAATAGCCCAAACATTCAAGTATGGGGTAGTGAATACAGAAGAAATTATTCCTATATACAGAAATGGTATTGAAAGAGAATTAGAAGCTGTTATAAGATATTATGTTCAGTTAGAAGATGTAGAAAGACAGATACAGAAACAAACATATACTTATGTTGAATTTTGGACAGATAAAGTATTAAATAAATATAAATTCTTTGGAGTATCGTGTTGTGGTTCTCAAATAGAGCATATAACAGTACAACATAGATTTAATTCAGTTCCTTTTATTGAATTTGCTAACAATATAAAAAAACAAAGTGACTTATCTAAGTATAAAAAAATATTGGACTTATACGACCGAGTTATGAGTGGTTTTGCAAATGATTTAGAGGATATACAACAAATAATTTATATACTTGAAAATTTTGGCGGAGAAGATACATCAGAGTTCTTAAAGGAATTAAAGAGATATAAAACAATAAAGACTGAAACGGACTCAGAAGGAGATAGTGGCGGTCTTAAAACTATGCAAATAGAAATCCCCACAGAAGCTAGACGTATAATATTAGAGATACTTAAAAAGCAAATATATGAAAGCGGTCAAGGACTACAACAGGATACTGAGAGCTTTGGCAATGCAAGTGGTGTAGCACTTAAATTCTTTTATAGAAAGCTAGAACTAAAAAGTGGATTACTTGAAACTGAGTTTAGAACCTCTTTTGATAAGCTAATTAAAGCTATACTATGTTTTTTAGGAGTTACAAATTATAAAAAGGTACAACAGACATATACACGTAACATGATGTCTAATGATTTAGAAGATGCAGACATAGCAACCAAAAGCATGGGAATAATACCTACCAAAATTATTTTTAGACATCATCCTTGGATTGACGACCCCGAGGAAGCTGAGAGACTTTATTTAGAAGAAAAACAAACGCAAGCAGCTTTAGTTTCTGATGATTATAACTTTGACGATTTACCGAATGAAAAAAAGAATGTAGAAGAAAAAGAAAGTGTAAATGACACAATAGACAATGTAGAAGAAGTTGCAGGAAAAACTCTAAATGGTGCTCAGACACAATCACTGGTAGGTGTATTGTCTCAATATTCAGCAGGAACACTAACATTAGGTCAAGCTATAAATGTAATATCTATAGCTATAGGTGTGACAAAAGATGAAGCTAAAAAAATACTTGAAGGTTCAATGTAG
- a CDS encoding queuosine precursor transporter, translating to MKKTERNLTLLNCVFVTSLVVSNIVAGKVIDVFGLIVPAAVVAYPLTFLCTDVIGEIWGKEEANRTVKRGILMQLFSLLLITIAIALPSASFAQDYSSNLKVVLGQNVRFVLASLIAYILAQSNDVFIFHKLKERFNGKHKWLRNNASTMLSQLIDTAIFITIGFWGTVPSILTMILSQYVVKFFLALADTPFFYLLTRNKEIKVDKQAS from the coding sequence GTGAAAAAGACAGAAAGAAATTTAACATTATTAAATTGTGTATTTGTAACAAGCTTAGTGGTTTCTAATATTGTTGCAGGAAAGGTGATTGATGTATTTGGGTTAATTGTTCCTGCCGCGGTTGTAGCATATCCACTAACTTTTTTGTGTACAGATGTCATTGGAGAAATATGGGGCAAAGAAGAAGCTAACAGAACAGTCAAAAGAGGTATTTTAATGCAGTTATTTAGTCTTTTATTAATTACAATAGCAATAGCCCTTCCAAGTGCAAGTTTTGCACAAGATTATTCAAGTAATCTAAAAGTAGTGTTAGGGCAGAATGTAAGGTTTGTATTAGCTAGTTTAATAGCTTATATATTAGCTCAATCGAATGATGTATTTATATTTCATAAGCTTAAAGAGCGATTTAATGGAAAACATAAGTGGTTGAGAAACAATGCTAGTACTATGTTAAGTCAGTTGATAGATACAGCTATTTTCATTACGATTGGTTTTTGGGGTACTGTACCAAGTATATTAACTATGATATTAAGTCAGTATGTAGTTAAGTTCTTCTTAGCTTTAGCAGATACTCCATTCTTCTATTTATTAACTAGAAATAAAGAAATAAAAGTAGATAAACAAGCTTCATAA
- a CDS encoding RusA family crossover junction endodeoxyribonuclease, with protein sequence MKVFLVIDGEPVGKERPRFNSATKRTHTPQKTKNYENLIKWLYQSKVKYHFTGYIKMTLRCYYSIAKSNSKKVKEQKRNNVLRPSKKPDIDNVVKIVADALNEIAYKDDTQIVEVVASKYFSDKPRVEVVLEDVV encoded by the coding sequence ATGAAAGTTTTTCTTGTAATAGATGGAGAACCAGTTGGCAAAGAGAGACCAAGATTTAATTCGGCTACTAAAAGAACTCATACTCCACAGAAAACTAAAAATTATGAGAATCTTATAAAGTGGCTATATCAATCTAAAGTTAAGTATCATTTTACAGGTTATATAAAAATGACTTTAAGGTGCTATTATTCTATAGCTAAAAGTAACAGTAAAAAGGTTAAAGAGCAGAAAAGAAATAATGTGTTAAGACCTAGTAAGAAACCAGATATTGATAATGTTGTTAAGATTGTGGCTGATGCACTTAATGAGATAGCGTATAAGGATGATACACAGATAGTTGAGGTAGTGGCTAGTAAATATTTTAGTGATAAGCCAAGGGTTGAGGTTGTACTAGAAGATGTTGTTTAA
- a CDS encoding MBL fold metallo-hydrolase yields MKIKVLGSSSKGNCYLLQLENETLILECGVSYKEILKGLDFNLESVVGCLATHEHKDHSKAIVELTNNGIDVYSSKGTLEALEIESHRTKVIENEKLFKIGNFNIMPFSTKHDAVEPLGFLINHGEIGNLLFITDSYYCEYNFKNLNHIMIECNYSKDLLDNNKNKIYLRNRIVKSHFELSNVINFLKANDLSNIKTITLLHLSEDNSDKNLFIKEIEKNLGIPVVVAEKGLEIYL; encoded by the coding sequence ATGAAAATTAAAGTATTAGGGAGTAGTAGCAAAGGTAATTGTTACTTGCTCCAACTGGAAAACGAGACATTAATTTTAGAATGTGGAGTCAGTTACAAAGAGATACTAAAAGGCTTAGATTTTAATTTAGAAAGTGTTGTTGGGTGTTTGGCCACACATGAACATAAAGACCACTCAAAAGCGATTGTAGAGCTTACAAATAATGGAATAGATGTATATTCTAGCAAAGGAACATTAGAAGCTTTAGAAATAGAAAGTCATAGAACTAAAGTTATAGAAAATGAGAAGTTATTTAAGATAGGTAATTTTAATATAATGCCTTTCTCAACTAAACATGATGCAGTAGAGCCGCTTGGATTTTTAATAAATCATGGAGAAATTGGTAATCTACTTTTCATCACAGATAGTTACTATTGTGAATATAACTTTAAGAATTTAAATCACATCATGATTGAATGTAACTATAGTAAAGATTTATTAGACAACAACAAAAATAAGATTTATTTGAGAAATAGAATAGTTAAAAGTCACTTTGAGTTAAGTAATGTAATTAATTTTTTAAAAGCTAATGATTTAAGCAATATAAAAACAATTACTTTACTACATCTAAGTGAAGATAACAGTGATAAGAATTTATTTATAAAAGAGATAGAAAAGAATTTAGGAATACCAGTTGTTGTAGCTGAGAAAGGGCTAGAAATTTATTTATAG
- a CDS encoding DUF1827 family protein, with product MLLVENKNDRSILAKESLERLGAKNVKIYNMDTGSNVIYSVENGKEHLTISNEKRFPNWNEIKYVRYKLMKPNKTIVQILPPKEEYINLHENCFHLWEIEDNAVPTK from the coding sequence ATGTTATTAGTTGAGAATAAAAATGATAGGTCCATTCTTGCAAAAGAATCGCTTGAAAGATTAGGGGCTAAAAATGTGAAAATATATAATATGGATACTGGGAGCAATGTTATATATTCAGTTGAAAATGGAAAAGAGCATCTAACTATATCAAATGAAAAAAGATTTCCTAATTGGAATGAAATTAAGTATGTTAGATATAAATTAATGAAACCAAATAAGACTATAGTACAGATATTACCACCAAAAGAAGAATATATAAATTTACATGAAAATTGCTTTCATCTTTGGGAAATAGAGGATAATGCAGTTCCAACTAAATAA
- a CDS encoding ParB N-terminal domain-containing protein, protein MNKREVVYLNLEDIKPYENNPRNNEYAVEKVVNSIKEFGFNNPITIDKNNIIVTGHTRYEASKILGLKQVPCMVLEDLTDEEIRAYRLADNKVGEFSDWEFDKLTKELAEIENIDMSNLGFNIHMFEDLGVIDADFILDEELEEKEKKAKIVKCPHCNEEFEV, encoded by the coding sequence ATGAACAAAAGAGAAGTTGTTTATCTTAATTTAGAAGATATAAAACCATACGAAAATAATCCTCGAAACAATGAGTATGCAGTTGAAAAAGTAGTTAATTCAATTAAAGAATTTGGTTTTAACAATCCAATTACAATTGATAAAAACAATATAATTGTTACAGGGCATACAAGGTATGAAGCATCTAAAATACTTGGTTTGAAGCAAGTGCCATGTATGGTTTTAGAAGATTTAACAGATGAAGAAATAAGAGCATATAGATTAGCTGACAATAAAGTTGGAGAATTTTCAGACTGGGAGTTTGATAAATTGACAAAAGAATTAGCTGAAATAGAAAATATTGATATGAGTAATTTGGGATTTAACATACACATGTTTGAAGATTTAGGAGTTATTGATGCAGATTTTATATTGGATGAAGAATTAGAAGAAAAAGAGAAAAAAGCTAAAATAGTGAAATGTCCACATTGTAATGAGGAGTTTGAAGTATAA
- a CDS encoding helix-turn-helix domain-containing protein, translating to MARAPNEKEKEARKLYLKGLKLVEIAKKLDIPDGTVRRWKKTYNWDNERSENNNERSAKRGGQPNNSNAKGHGAPLRNKNNFKHGIFEQIYFDTLTDKELELIKNKSSDKIYDLELEIDLLTIREHRHMARIKEYTQKTDGISLESVNKRRLEITGNVLKDGQVQEEMVTRGVSTFEVIQKLEAELTKIQDKKRKCIETLEKMKIDRKKFELENHSLGQNESENMFKELSLEELKKLASLDD from the coding sequence GTGGCTAGAGCACCAAATGAGAAAGAAAAAGAAGCAAGAAAATTATATTTAAAAGGTCTGAAATTAGTTGAGATTGCTAAAAAATTAGATATACCAGATGGAACAGTAAGAAGATGGAAAAAAACTTATAATTGGGATAATGAACGTTCGGAAAATAATAACGAGCGTTCGGCAAAAAGAGGTGGTCAGCCTAACAATTCTAATGCAAAAGGGCATGGTGCTCCATTAAGAAATAAAAATAATTTTAAGCATGGTATCTTTGAACAAATTTATTTTGATACTTTGACAGATAAAGAGTTAGAGTTAATAAAAAATAAAAGTAGTGATAAAATATATGATTTAGAATTAGAAATAGATTTACTTACTATAAGAGAACATAGGCACATGGCTAGAATAAAGGAATACACTCAAAAAACAGATGGTATAAGCCTTGAAAGTGTTAATAAAAGAAGGCTAGAGATTACTGGAAATGTATTAAAAGATGGTCAAGTTCAAGAAGAAATGGTAACTAGAGGTGTTTCCACTTTTGAGGTTATACAGAAATTAGAAGCTGAACTAACTAAAATTCAAGATAAAAAAAGAAAATGTATTGAAACATTAGAGAAAATGAAGATAGATAGAAAGAAATTTGAATTAGAAAATCATAGTCTAGGTCAAAATGAAAGTGAAAATATGTTCAAAGAATTATCCTTAGAGGAGTTGAAAAAGTTGGCGAGTTTAGATGATTAA
- the terL gene encoding phage terminase large subunit has product MINNKLIALEAKKELARRDFFFYCNLLAPNFYKEDREYLVETCNKLQDFYYSDDEVLIINMPPRHGKSRSAGLFVEWILGKNKNEKIMTGSYNETLSTMFSKNVRNAIQEEKADIDTIIYSDIFPNTKIKHGDGAMNLWSLEGGYNNYLATSPGGTATGFGCSLMIIDDLIKNAEEAYNENVLEKHWDWFTNTMLSRLEENGKIIIIMTRWSSKDLAGRALEHYKEEGKKVKHINMKALEDGNMLCEEVLSLNSYKSKIRAMGEDIASANYQQEPIDLKGCLYTRFKTYNKPPTDDKGNILFTSIKAYVDTADEGADYLCAIVYGVYNKEAYILDVLYTKESMEITEYKTARMFYENEVNKADIESNSGGRAFARNVQRILKEKFKSNKTIIKWFHQSKNKEARILSNSSWVMEHIYFPVNWRDKWQDYYKAMVSYQREGKNKHDDAPDATTGVAEKALKGQGLSVFK; this is encoded by the coding sequence ATGATTAACAATAAATTGATAGCACTAGAAGCCAAGAAAGAACTTGCAAGGCGAGACTTCTTTTTTTATTGCAATTTATTAGCACCAAACTTTTATAAAGAAGATAGAGAGTATTTAGTTGAAACCTGTAATAAGCTTCAAGATTTTTATTATTCAGATGATGAAGTTTTAATTATAAATATGCCACCTAGGCATGGGAAGAGTAGAAGTGCAGGTTTATTCGTAGAATGGATTTTAGGTAAAAATAAAAATGAAAAAATAATGACTGGTAGTTATAATGAAACTCTTTCAACTATGTTTTCAAAGAATGTCAGAAATGCTATTCAAGAAGAAAAAGCTGATATAGACACTATTATCTATAGTGATATATTTCCTAACACAAAAATCAAACATGGTGATGGAGCTATGAATTTATGGTCATTGGAAGGTGGTTATAATAATTATTTGGCAACGTCTCCAGGTGGCACAGCAACAGGCTTTGGATGTTCTTTGATGATTATAGATGATTTAATTAAAAATGCAGAGGAAGCCTACAACGAAAATGTTCTTGAAAAACACTGGGATTGGTTTACTAATACTATGCTATCAAGACTCGAGGAGAATGGAAAAATAATTATCATAATGACTAGATGGTCTAGTAAGGACTTGGCTGGTAGAGCATTAGAACATTATAAAGAAGAAGGTAAGAAAGTAAAACATATTAATATGAAAGCATTAGAAGATGGCAACATGCTTTGTGAAGAAGTGCTATCTCTAAATAGTTATAAATCAAAAATAAGAGCGATGGGCGAAGATATTGCAAGTGCTAACTATCAACAAGAGCCTATTGACCTTAAAGGATGTTTATACACTAGATTTAAGACGTATAACAAGCCTCCTACTGATGATAAGGGAAATATATTGTTTACATCTATAAAAGCTTATGTAGATACAGCAGATGAGGGAGCAGATTATTTGTGTGCTATTGTATATGGAGTATATAACAAAGAAGCTTATATACTAGATGTTTTATACACTAAGGAAAGTATGGAAATAACAGAGTATAAAACAGCTAGGATGTTCTATGAAAATGAAGTTAACAAAGCCGATATAGAAAGTAATAGTGGTGGTAGAGCTTTTGCAAGAAATGTACAAAGAATATTGAAAGAAAAGTTTAAAAGTAATAAAACTATTATTAAATGGTTTCATCAATCGAAAAATAAAGAAGCTAGAATCTTATCTAACAGTTCGTGGGTAATGGAACATATATATTTTCCAGTTAATTGGCGAGATAAATGGCAAGATTATTATAAGGCGATGGTGAGTTATCAAAGAGAAGGAAAAAATAAACATGATGATGCACCTGACGCTACAACAGGAGTTGCAGAAAAGGCACTAAAAGGTCAAGGATTATCAGTATTTAAGTAA
- a CDS encoding recombinase RecT — protein sequence MANEIQRQVSVKNLLSTEAYKKRFKEVLKDKANTFMASVVNVSNLPSLKDAEPNSILKSAMVAATLDLPIDPNLGFSYLVPFVNKGVKEAQFQIGYKGFIQLAMRTGQYKTINAIEIYEGEIKRVNRLTGEIEFNENKDEIDGEIVVGYIAYFKLLNGFEKTLYMSKEDMEKYAKRYSQTYKSNKDYVVKSSLWTTDFDAMAVKTVLKRLLSKYGILSIEMQKALETDQAVIKDDNSVEYVDRQVEEEIEENANKKTIDILAEEEKEKAIEIKESKSEEVKQQEFEAPPF from the coding sequence ATGGCGAATGAAATACAAAGACAAGTAAGTGTTAAGAATTTACTATCTACAGAAGCTTATAAGAAAAGATTTAAAGAGGTATTAAAAGACAAGGCTAATACATTTATGGCATCAGTCGTTAATGTATCTAACTTACCAAGTTTAAAAGATGCAGAACCTAATTCAATTTTAAAATCTGCCATGGTTGCGGCAACTTTAGATTTACCAATAGACCCAAATCTAGGATTTTCTTACTTAGTACCTTTTGTAAACAAAGGAGTTAAAGAAGCTCAATTTCAAATTGGATATAAAGGGTTTATACAACTAGCTATGAGGACAGGACAGTATAAAACAATCAATGCAATAGAAATTTATGAGGGCGAGATTAAAAGAGTTAATAGGCTAACTGGAGAGATAGAATTTAACGAAAATAAAGACGAGATAGATGGAGAGATAGTGGTTGGATATATAGCGTATTTTAAATTACTAAATGGATTTGAAAAAACTCTATATATGAGTAAAGAAGATATGGAAAAGTATGCTAAGAGATACAGCCAAACATATAAAAGCAATAAAGATTATGTTGTAAAATCAAGTCTTTGGACAACTGACTTTGATGCTATGGCAGTTAAAACAGTACTTAAAAGATTGTTATCTAAATACGGAATATTAAGTATAGAAATGCAAAAGGCACTTGAAACTGACCAAGCAGTCATAAAAGATGATAATTCAGTTGAGTATGTAGACAGACAAGTAGAAGAAGAAATAGAAGAAAATGCTAACAAAAAAACGATAGATATTTTGGCAGAAGAAGAAAAAGAAAAAGCTATTGAAATCAAAGAGTCTAAGTCTGAAGAAGTAAAACAACAGGAATTTGAAGCACCGCCATTTTAA
- a CDS encoding minor capsid protein, with protein MENNNTEYWKEREKQRLNARLKDEKEVLNELDKQYKIAMKNIEKEIANLFYKYAEQNKLTYAETQKYLTNNEFKAWRMGIKQYIKLIEQTGDERLLLELNTLAMKSRINRLEELFYQISKEIYNTFDIQNNRVEKLLEESVKDSYYKSIYEIQKYAGVSVSFTKLNKETVRDIITYPWSGKSFSQRIWKNRDLLSEVIKEEVTQMVIRGESLKKIANRVSEKMDSSYENAIRLVQTEHSHFMSEADKRAYKSQEVDKYQFLATLQDNTCKRCRNVDMKVYLVKEAKEGENYPPLHPRCRCTTIPYFEDEKETRTARLPKGKTYEVPSNMSYNEWYKTHVEVTINKEKENKNNVIIDSIKKDIKEGKYNLNIHDGKQGKHFKDHNNYTEGRSYLTVSKEEAQELINKYAGTGILELDRNSKFKNKELITCEKNIGVNISNLTGEETATNKFYIHYSSKNGTHIVPTMKGVEKDE; from the coding sequence ATGGAAAATAATAATACTGAATATTGGAAAGAAAGAGAAAAGCAAAGATTAAATGCAAGATTAAAAGATGAAAAAGAGGTATTAAATGAACTAGATAAACAATATAAAATTGCAATGAAAAATATAGAAAAAGAAATTGCTAATTTATTTTACAAATATGCTGAGCAAAATAAACTAACATATGCAGAAACACAAAAATATTTAACTAATAATGAGTTTAAGGCATGGCGTATGGGCATTAAGCAATATATTAAATTAATAGAACAAACTGGTGATGAAAGATTACTATTAGAACTTAATACATTAGCTATGAAGAGTAGAATAAATCGATTAGAAGAACTATTCTATCAAATATCTAAAGAGATATATAATACATTTGATATTCAAAATAATAGAGTAGAAAAGCTATTAGAGGAATCTGTAAAAGATAGTTACTATAAGAGTATATATGAGATACAAAAGTATGCAGGTGTTAGTGTAAGTTTTACTAAGCTTAATAAAGAAACTGTAAGAGATATAATTACATACCCTTGGAGCGGCAAAAGTTTTTCGCAAAGGATATGGAAGAATAGAGATTTATTAAGTGAAGTCATTAAGGAAGAAGTCACTCAGATGGTTATAAGAGGGGAAAGTTTGAAAAAGATTGCTAATAGAGTGTCAGAGAAAATGGACTCTAGCTATGAAAATGCAATAAGATTAGTTCAGACTGAACATTCTCATTTTATGTCAGAAGCTGATAAAAGAGCATATAAAAGCCAAGAAGTAGACAAATATCAATTTTTAGCAACATTACAGGATAATACTTGTAAAAGATGTAGAAATGTAGATATGAAAGTATATTTAGTTAAAGAAGCAAAAGAAGGAGAAAATTATCCTCCACTCCATCCTAGATGTCGATGTACGACTATTCCATATTTTGAGGATGAAAAAGAAACAAGAACAGCAAGATTGCCAAAAGGTAAGACATATGAAGTTCCTTCAAATATGTCATACAATGAATGGTATAAAACTCATGTTGAAGTTACTATAAATAAAGAGAAAGAAAATAAAAATAATGTTATAATAGATAGTATAAAGAAAGATATAAAAGAGGGTAAATACAACCTAAATATCCATGACGGCAAACAAGGAAAACATTTTAAGGACCATAATAATTATACAGAAGGAAGAAGTTATTTAACAGTATCAAAAGAAGAAGCTCAAGAACTCATTAACAAATATGCAGGTACAGGAATATTGGAACTTGATAGAAATAGTAAGTTTAAAAATAAAGAATTAATAACATGTGAAAAAAATATAGGTGTAAATATAAGCAATCTAACAGGAGAAGAAACAGCAACTAATAAGTTTTATATACACTATAGTAGTAAAAATGGTACTCATATAGTGCCAACAATGAAAGGAGTTGAAAAGGATGAGTAA